Sequence from the Helianthus annuus cultivar XRQ/B chromosome 13, HanXRQr2.0-SUNRISE, whole genome shotgun sequence genome:
ATCTGTAGGGTAAAAAGCATGGGCCAATACTCCACCCTGCCCGTCAAACGGGGATCCATCTCCATGGGATCCGCGTGCAAAACTAATATTTATGTCAGCGCTTTGATAAGTTCTAGCTTGTGAAAATGTGAAATATTGAGAAGCAGTAGCCCATTTGCTAAAAGCTCGTGCAACAGGAGGTATGAATTGGGTAGGGAAACCTGATCCAAAAGCATACGTTAGATGCCTTTTTCCCTCGGGCCATCTTGGTGTGCCCTGAGGGAATTGATAATGAGAGACGGTATGTAAAGTTTTGTAACTATGTTGATGAGTTTGCTTATCAGGAAGTCCACAACGAGGCATGACCATCGTGGACATTGTTGGCGCATCAAGCGTTCCAGTGGCATTGAGATGGTGATAGACTTGGTACGACTTGATTGCGGCCTCCAGCTCCTCGTCAAAATAGTCTTCATTAGGATTTGTGACGTTAGGGTTGCTTTCGTAGTTAAGGTAACCAAAATGGCTAAGATAGAGTTTAAGGTCACGTATGCCTTTTAGTTTCTCACCCTTATGACACCCTTGCATTTTTTTCAGAAACCCGAAAGGTGAATGGTCAGTGCTATTATCTAGTAAACCATTTGGTTGTAAGTGAGGGTATTGAAAATAAGAAAATACAGGTAGCACAAACAGAAATAGAAAAACAATGCATGCAAATGGAAAAGAGAGTTTAGATGCCATTAGAAAGACTATGTTCAAACTTTTGAATTTTGATATACGTTTGTAGGATTTAGAAGCTCTATTTATATCGATATTCTTaacttattttatttattattaaattcATTGAAAAGGGTATGAAACTTTCGTGATGTTAGCATAAGGTTTGCTATTTTGATATTAGTCAATAAGATGCCTTCCATAACAAAGAAAACTCAACTTCCATGTCCGCTTGAATTTTTGTTTCATCATTTATGCCTTAATTTATGGCAAATTGGCAATGTTTTTAATCCTGttgttagggctgtaaacgaaccgaacgaacacgaacaaggtcatgttcgtgttcgttcgttaaggaaattaacatgttcgcgtactgttcacgaacgcacaccgaacataagtttatgttcgtgttcgttcgttaaggaaagtcagttgttcacgaacagtggtcctgaacacaaacgaacacaagcaAATAAAAACGAACGAAAacaaacatttaacttgaaaataaaaaataaaaacattgatATCCTTAAACATTATATAAGTAGTTAAACATAAGCATCAAATGATacatcaaaacacaagaagtctactatACTACCAAACaatgaatcaagtttaactaacttagacataattatccccaaaaaatgctttagaatgtccaaattttagctaacttagaaaaaatagggtttcaagtcTTCAATAGATaaaatgtttaatattattattttttaaatataatcaaacgaacatgaacgaatATTAACGAACGTAActgaacatattaccgaacgttcacgaacgaaGTCGAACGAACGAGGCATGTGTtagtgttcgttcgctaagctaaccgaacggaattttttgttcgtgttcgttcgttaagctaatcgaacgaatataaacgaactttccgccgaacggttcacTAACTGTTCACTGAACGTTCAGTTTGTTTACAGCCCTACCTGTTGCTATTTGTTTTATTGTATACTATTTaatgttattatatatataaggtaAAGTTGTTGTACAAATAAGTACTAAACCTGAAAAAAtgaaaagtatttttttttatctAGTCAAGCATATATTTTATCCTAAATTCTAAAaacaataatagtaataataacaaaattatataattacTCTAGAGTATTTATtcaattatataattatatattatattatatatagatataatttaaaacatattgatgcaatgattgttgtaatgtatgcattatggtttgtatagtgataatgatatatattatattatacagtaaaatgcccggatggtccctatggttttgtaaaacaacacctgtagtccctaacttttggaaattacatcgGTGCTCTCCGTGGTTTACTTTTTGTTACTCGGATGATCCCTGGagtggatggaggttagttttctctgttaagtacatctgaaattacttatttacccctccctataaaaaataaaaaatcaatatGGATTATTAAAAGTGTGGGCCCACCTTATTCACCCATCCTTGTAAAGAACCTGCCACCATCACCATAGCCACCCACCTCCACCATAGCCACCTACCTCCACCGCCATCCTGAACCCACCATCGACGCACCACCTCCAACCTCGTTACAGATCTGAAATCAATGAACCAGCTTTTGAAATGGTCGATGGGATAAAACTCACCTAAATCGGACGTGTTGTTGGTGTGGAGGTGTTACAGGTTAGCCAAATCGGAGGTGTTGTAGGTTTAGTGTTATGCCAGCTGTCAGAACGGTTATTCGAAAAACAACGCATGAAAACAAAACACCGGCGGTGTTTTCCGGCGAATTACACCGAAAACGGAAAATTAACAgacaaaatgaggtttatgaaggtCGGAGACAGATTAATAATCGAGAGATTGTTGCACATTTGCCTCGTTTCTCTCTCAAGAAACTTTTTGTTTGTATATATCTGAATCGCTTTTTGTGTTGTCAAACAAAAAGCATGTGTGTATATGTccaagtggtggtggtggtgtggggtAGGTGGTGGTGCTAGTGGCGGCAGGTGGTGGTGGGGGTTTtcctgagagagagagagagagtagagagttAGAGTGTGTGTTTTAGAGAGAGTGAGTGTGTGTTGTTTATATACATGTGTGCGTatggatttttattatattttaacaaAAGCAAGGGGTAATTTTCTAATTTCACATGGACTTAACGAGAAAACTAACCCCATCCTCTCAAGGGACCATCCGAGTAACAAAAAataaaccacagggagcaccggtgtaatttccaaaagttggggactataggtgttactttacaaaactatagggactatccgggcattttactctatattatatatatatatagtttgcaacatattgatgcaatggttgttgtaatgtatgtaTTATGGTGTGTATGCGTTGCAGCAGGGGTAAACACCAATGCCACATTACTGccaacgaccaccaacactgaagttgcggtgttTTAGTGCGAATAAATTAAACCGaaatgtaaaacatagaaaataataactaagtcgatctaggacccgcgaGTTCCGATGAACTTGTCAAACGGGAAGAAATAGATGCGAGTATATCGTAATGCACGGGTcctagattgacttagttattttattctatgttttacgtttcggtttaatttctttgcattaacacgccgcaacttcagtgttggtggtcgctagcagtagtgtggcattggtgttctcccccgccgcaacgcgatggtgcttaatactagtaatagtataattttcaacatttTCTTGCATTAAAGCTTGTACATCAAGCTTTGTAGATGTATTTATGCATCTTATGGTTGTACCCAATGTGGGTTTACAACTTTGAGCCACATGAGAGAACAAGGGATTATTGCGTGGGGTGCCACATGATAATGCGTGAGTCTGTAGCAAGCATAAGACCATGGGTAGTGGGGGTTGAACTTCAAGCCCCTCCCTTGGGCATTATCCGATATGTGACTCCTAGCATTTCATATAATTTGTAACACTTGTATGCATTAAGCTACTATACATCATGCTTAATTGCTTTTTTATGCTTAATGGTATTGTACAATGGTGTACAAACACTCCACGCTTTATATTACACATTAAGCATTACCCATTACCAATGATATAATTTGTAATATTTTTAGGATAAGAGGTGTGGTACCTTAtgctttgggagtttttcaaaaaaaattgattttttttttacttttaatccaaaactatttgattctttacttttaacccaaaactatttgattcttttttttttacttttaaccccaaaacttttcatcttttacaatttaacctcacaattttttactttcaactttgatcctctatacttttcatttttcgcaaaatttTCCTTTTACGttccgttctaaattttgcgagttaacacgaagCAACGCGCGTGTGTGGTTAAACGTTTTTACGTTGTCtattttttcccatttgacatgttcatcgtaacgcgcaggtcatcgacttagttattcttttatatgttttacgtttcgatttaatttcttcgcattaacacgttgcaacttcagtgttggtgaTAGTTGACAGTAGTGTGGCATTGGTGTTTTCCCCCGCCGCAACGCAGGGTGCTTAATCTTAGTTAATctatatatttaatatactagACTAACTATACAAAAACAAGTATATATAATTCCTTTTATATATACAATATATCATGTATTGCATATatgtaatgtatttttttatattgCAGATCATAAGCACTGTCAATTGCAGTCCTCGACGTGTTTTGGATGgagttttttttttagttttctaatAACGTAAGTTTACTAATGACCCCTATCCTATGTGTGTGCGTGTTCGCATGCTCATGCTTTACGGAATCAATTTGAAAATATAAATCTATACATCCAAAATTGGAAAATAATGTCAAACTTTAATGAGTAAATTGCTacaatcgtccctgaggtttaggTCTGTTTGC
This genomic interval carries:
- the LOC110903518 gene encoding metalloendoproteinase 1 gives rise to the protein MASKLSFPFACIVFLFLFVLPVFSYFQYPHLQPNGLLDNSTDHSPFGFLKKMQGCHKGEKLKGIRDLKLYLSHFGYLNYESNPNVTNPNEDYFDEELEAAIKSYQVYHHLNATGTLDAPTMSTMVMPRCGLPDKQTHQHSYKTLHTVSHYQFPQGTPRWPEGKRHLTYAFGSGFPTQFIPPVARAFSKWATASQYFTFSQARTYQSADINISFARGSHGDGSPFDGQGGVLAHAFYPTDGRFHYDADESWVIGAVPNAFDVETLALHEIGHLLGLDHSQFQSAIMWGSFMAGETKGLSSDDIQGIRALYGS